In a single window of the Azospirillum thiophilum genome:
- the cybH gene encoding Ni/Fe-hydrogenase, b-type cytochrome subunit produces MAPLDNAKPVAAPDEEGAAAPAAGRFLKAIYVYEVPVRVWHWVNALAIIVLSITGYLIANPLPSMPGEASANFLMGYIRFVHFAAAYIFAIGFIGRFYWAFAGNHHAKQLFRFPFWNGHWWKELFTEARWYLFLERKPKLYVGHNPLAQFAMFWAIAVGSVFMIVTGFALYSEGAGQGGWQDRLFGWVIPLFGQSMDVHTWHHLGMWAILLFVIVHVYAAVREDIMSRQSIISTMISGVRTFKDAEAPADEEHEKPAKRAAHRG; encoded by the coding sequence ATGGCTCCTCTCGACAATGCGAAGCCGGTGGCGGCACCGGACGAGGAAGGGGCGGCTGCGCCGGCAGCCGGCCGCTTCCTGAAGGCGATCTATGTGTACGAGGTGCCGGTGCGGGTCTGGCACTGGGTCAACGCGCTTGCCATCATCGTGCTGTCGATCACCGGCTATCTGATCGCCAACCCGCTGCCCAGCATGCCCGGCGAGGCGAGCGCCAATTTCCTGATGGGCTACATCCGTTTCGTCCACTTCGCAGCGGCCTATATCTTCGCCATCGGCTTCATCGGCCGGTTCTACTGGGCCTTCGCCGGAAACCACCATGCCAAACAGCTGTTCCGCTTTCCATTCTGGAACGGCCATTGGTGGAAGGAACTGTTCACGGAAGCGCGCTGGTACCTGTTCCTGGAACGCAAGCCCAAGCTCTATGTCGGTCATAACCCGCTGGCTCAGTTCGCGATGTTCTGGGCCATCGCGGTCGGCAGCGTCTTCATGATCGTCACCGGCTTCGCACTTTACAGCGAGGGTGCGGGACAAGGCGGTTGGCAGGACCGGCTGTTCGGCTGGGTTATCCCGCTGTTCGGCCAGAGCATGGACGTCCACACTTGGCATCATCTCGGCATGTGGGCGATCCTGCTGTTCGTGATCGTCCATGTCTATGCCGCGGTGCGCGAGGACATCATGTCGCGCCAGTCGATCATCTCAACCATGATCAGCGGCGTCCGCACCTTCAAGGACGCCGAGGCACCAGCCGACGAGGAGCATGAAAAGCCGGCGAAGCGGGCGGCGCATAGGGGGTGA
- a CDS encoding nickel-dependent hydrogenase large subunit has protein sequence MGIVQTPNGFSLDNGGKRIVVDPVTRIEGHMRCEVNVDANNVIRNAVSTGTMWRGLEVILKGRDPRDAWAFVERICGVCTGCHALTSVRAVEDALQIRIPKNAHLIREIMAKTLQVHDHIVHFYHLHALDWVNPVNALKADPQATSALQQAVSPRHAKSSPGYFRDVQTRLKKFVESGQLGIFKNGYWDNPAYKLSPEADLMAVTHYLEALDLQKDIVKIHTILGGKNPHPNYMVGGVPCAINMDGTGSSGAPLNMERLNFIRARIQEATAFVDNVYLPDVLAIASFYKDWLHGGGLAATNVMDYGDYEKVPYDHSTCQLPGGVILNGNWNEVHPIDPRDPAQVQEFVAHSWYHYDDESKGLHPWDGVTQAKFELGPNAKGTRTDIKELDEAAKYSWIKAPRWRGHAVEVGPLPRYILAYAQGVGYVKDQITESLGAFNKLAGTSLTPQQALPTTIGRTLARALECQYCCTMMLDDWNALIANIKAGDSATANVEKWDPKTWPKEAKGVGTVAAPRGGLGHWIKIKDGKIDNYQCVVPTTWNGSPRDPKGNIGAFEASLLNTPMERPEEPVEILRTLHSFDPCLACSTHVMAPDGAELARVTVR, from the coding sequence ATGGGCATCGTCCAGACCCCGAACGGTTTCTCGCTCGACAACGGCGGCAAGCGCATCGTCGTCGATCCGGTGACCCGCATCGAAGGGCACATGCGTTGCGAGGTGAATGTCGACGCCAACAACGTCATTCGCAACGCGGTGTCCACCGGCACCATGTGGCGCGGCCTCGAGGTCATCCTGAAGGGCCGCGACCCGCGCGACGCCTGGGCCTTCGTCGAGCGCATCTGCGGCGTCTGCACCGGGTGCCATGCGCTGACCTCGGTCCGCGCGGTGGAGGATGCGCTTCAGATCCGCATCCCCAAGAACGCCCACCTGATCCGCGAGATCATGGCGAAGACGCTGCAGGTCCATGACCACATCGTCCATTTCTACCATTTGCACGCTCTCGACTGGGTCAATCCGGTCAATGCCCTGAAGGCCGACCCGCAAGCGACCTCGGCGCTGCAACAGGCGGTGTCGCCACGCCATGCCAAGTCCAGTCCAGGCTATTTCCGCGACGTCCAGACCCGTCTGAAGAAGTTCGTGGAGAGCGGCCAGCTCGGCATCTTCAAGAACGGCTATTGGGACAACCCGGCCTACAAGCTGTCGCCGGAAGCCGACCTGATGGCGGTGACCCATTATCTGGAGGCGCTGGACCTTCAGAAGGACATCGTCAAGATCCACACCATCCTCGGCGGCAAGAACCCGCACCCAAATTACATGGTCGGCGGCGTCCCCTGCGCCATCAACATGGACGGCACCGGATCGTCGGGCGCACCGCTGAACATGGAGCGGCTGAACTTCATCCGCGCCCGCATCCAGGAGGCCACGGCCTTCGTCGACAACGTCTATCTGCCCGACGTGCTCGCCATCGCCAGCTTCTACAAGGACTGGCTCCATGGCGGCGGGCTGGCGGCGACCAACGTCATGGACTACGGCGACTATGAGAAGGTGCCGTACGACCATTCGACCTGTCAGTTGCCGGGTGGCGTGATCCTGAACGGCAACTGGAACGAGGTCCATCCCATCGACCCGCGCGACCCGGCGCAGGTGCAGGAGTTCGTCGCCCACAGCTGGTATCATTACGACGACGAGAGCAAGGGCCTGCACCCGTGGGACGGCGTGACCCAGGCCAAGTTCGAGCTCGGTCCCAATGCCAAGGGCACCCGCACCGACATCAAGGAGCTGGACGAGGCCGCCAAATATTCCTGGATCAAGGCACCGCGCTGGCGCGGCCACGCAGTGGAGGTCGGTCCCCTGCCCCGCTACATCCTAGCCTATGCCCAGGGCGTCGGTTACGTGAAGGACCAGATCACCGAATCGCTGGGCGCCTTCAACAAGCTGGCCGGCACCAGCCTCACGCCGCAGCAGGCGCTGCCGACCACAATCGGCCGCACGCTGGCCCGCGCGCTGGAATGCCAATATTGCTGCACCATGATGCTGGACGACTGGAACGCCCTGATCGCCAACATCAAGGCCGGCGACAGCGCCACCGCGAATGTCGAGAAGTGGGATCCGAAGACCTGGCCGAAGGAGGCCAAGGGCGTCGGCACCGTCGCCGCCCCGCGCGGCGGCCTTGGCCATTGGATCAAGATCAAGGACGGCAAGATCGACAATTACCAGTGCGTCGTCCCGACGACCTGGAACGGCAGCCCGCGCGATCCCAAGGGGAACATCGGGGCGTTCGAGGCTTCGCTGCTGAACACGCCGATGGAGCGCCCGGAAGAGCCGGTGGAGATCCTGCGCACCCTGCACAGCTTCGACCCGTGTCTGGCCTGCTCCACCCATGTCATGGCGCCCGACGGCGCCGAACTGGCCCGCGTCACCGTGCGCTGA
- a CDS encoding hydrogenase small subunit, giving the protein MATLETFYEVMRRQGITRRSFLKYCSLTAAALGLGPELVPQIVHAMETKPRTPVLWLHGLECTCCSESFIRSAHPLVKDVVLSMISLDYDDTLMASAGHHAEAILDEVMEKYKGNYILAVEGNPPLNDDGMACIVGGKPFVDQLRKVSRDAKAIISWGSCASFGCVQAARPNPTRATPVHEVITDKPIIKVPGCPPIAEVMTGVITYMLTFDRIPELDRQGRPKMFYSQRIHDKCYRRPHFDAGQFVESFDDEGARKGYCLYKVGCKGPTTYNACSTVRWNEGTSFPIQSGHGCIGCSEDGFWDKGSWYARQSDILQFGIEANADEIGTTAAIGVGSIIAAHAAVSALKRAQHKGDV; this is encoded by the coding sequence ATGGCAACGCTGGAAACCTTCTACGAGGTGATGCGGCGGCAAGGGATCACGCGCCGTTCGTTCCTGAAATACTGTTCGCTCACCGCTGCGGCGCTCGGCCTGGGGCCGGAACTGGTGCCGCAGATCGTCCATGCGATGGAAACCAAGCCGCGCACGCCGGTCCTGTGGCTGCACGGGCTGGAATGCACCTGCTGTTCGGAGTCCTTCATCCGTTCGGCGCATCCGCTGGTCAAGGATGTGGTGCTGTCGATGATCTCGCTGGATTACGACGACACGCTGATGGCTTCGGCCGGCCACCACGCCGAGGCGATCCTCGACGAGGTGATGGAGAAGTACAAGGGCAACTACATCCTTGCGGTGGAAGGCAATCCCCCGCTGAACGACGACGGCATGGCCTGCATCGTCGGCGGCAAGCCCTTCGTCGACCAACTCCGCAAGGTATCCCGCGATGCCAAGGCGATCATCTCATGGGGCTCCTGCGCATCCTTCGGCTGCGTCCAGGCGGCGCGCCCGAATCCGACCCGGGCAACCCCGGTGCATGAGGTCATCACCGACAAGCCGATCATCAAGGTTCCCGGCTGCCCGCCGATCGCCGAGGTGATGACCGGCGTCATCACCTACATGCTGACCTTCGACCGCATCCCCGAGTTGGACCGTCAGGGCCGGCCGAAGATGTTCTACAGCCAGCGCATCCATGACAAATGCTATCGCCGGCCGCATTTCGACGCCGGCCAGTTCGTCGAGTCCTTCGACGACGAGGGCGCACGCAAGGGCTATTGCCTCTACAAGGTCGGCTGCAAGGGCCCGACCACCTACAACGCCTGCTCCACCGTCCGCTGGAACGAGGGAACGAGCTTTCCCATCCAGTCCGGACACGGCTGCATCGGCTGTTCCGAGGACGGATTCTGGGACAAGGGGTCCTGGTATGCCCGCCAGTCCGACATCCTCCAGTTCGGGATCGAGGCCAACGCCGACGAGATCGGCACCACCGCCGCCATCGGTGTCGGCAGCATTATCGCCGCCCACGCGGCGGTCAGCGCCCTGAAGCGCGCACAGCACAAGGGAGACGTCTGA
- a CDS encoding HupE/UreJ family protein, translating into MSKITLLAALSAAIALAAAPALAHPGHLAGAGFLDGAAHPLGGLDHLIVIVTVGVYGATIGGRSALAVPGAFMAAMLAGGLFAILGGGLPLVEPTIYASIVVLALLCIMPMSRNGSVGMAFAAGFGLFHGFAHGAEMPADAAALGYAAGFLVSTAGLHAAGIALGLAIRKLIGRPEEAVQ; encoded by the coding sequence ATGTCGAAGATCACTCTACTTGCCGCCTTGTCCGCGGCCATCGCCCTTGCCGCCGCTCCGGCGCTCGCCCATCCCGGCCATCTCGCCGGGGCCGGTTTCCTCGATGGCGCCGCGCATCCGCTGGGCGGGCTCGACCACCTGATTGTCATAGTCACCGTCGGCGTCTATGGCGCGACCATCGGCGGCCGGTCCGCTCTCGCCGTACCGGGCGCGTTCATGGCCGCCATGCTGGCCGGCGGGCTGTTCGCGATTCTGGGCGGCGGGTTGCCGCTCGTGGAGCCGACGATCTACGCCTCGATCGTCGTGCTGGCACTGCTCTGCATCATGCCGATGAGCCGCAATGGTTCGGTCGGTATGGCCTTCGCCGCCGGCTTCGGCCTGTTCCACGGCTTCGCCCATGGGGCGGAAATGCCGGCGGACGCCGCCGCGCTCGGCTACGCGGCTGGCTTCCTCGTCAGCACTGCCGGGCTGCACGCGGCCGGCATCGCGCTGGGGCTGGCGATCCGTAAGCTGATCGGTCGGCCGGAAGAAGCGGTGCAGTAA
- a CDS encoding sigma-54-dependent transcriptional regulator — MTDPARPGILVVDDEPRSVEVIARLLDEEFEVFTALSAEDGLRLLEAEWIQVVFSDQRMPEVSGVRFLTQVRERWPEVVRIVITGYIDPEDIIGAINTAGIHQFITKPWHPDHLLLTARNAARLYQLQREHDRLSNELKLLPPVAESRVATRRERVRQTYRFDGLIRAPGSSVDEICRQAERVAGFNVPVLVLGETGTGKELLARAIHYGSPRGDQPFYCENCGAIPDELLESELFGHKKGAFTGAHSNRLGLLEQADGGTIFLDEIGDISPAFQVRLLRFLQEGEIRPVGSNETRRVDVRVVAATHRDLTAEVKAGRFREDLYYRLSTMTLTMPPLRDRPADIPVLARHILERLSAAHGKRMSGFAADTLACLEAYGWPGNVRELQNEIMRMLVLSEGETLEAELLSDHVLCGAALNARPASPDDGPLPPLALIGQGGPLKSRIERIEAGILMETLVRCRWNKSKAADELGLSRMGLRAKLERYGIERGPAQRH, encoded by the coding sequence ATGACCGACCCCGCCCGCCCCGGCATCCTGGTGGTGGATGACGAGCCGCGCTCCGTCGAGGTCATCGCCCGCCTGCTGGACGAGGAGTTCGAGGTCTTTACCGCTCTGTCGGCGGAAGACGGCCTGCGCCTGCTGGAAGCCGAATGGATCCAGGTCGTCTTTTCCGACCAGCGGATGCCGGAGGTTAGCGGGGTGAGGTTTCTGACCCAGGTGCGCGAGCGCTGGCCGGAGGTGGTGCGAATCGTCATCACCGGCTACATCGATCCCGAGGACATCATCGGCGCCATCAACACGGCGGGCATCCACCAGTTCATCACCAAGCCCTGGCACCCCGATCATCTGCTGCTGACCGCCCGCAACGCGGCCAGGCTTTACCAGTTGCAGCGCGAGCATGACCGGCTGTCCAACGAGCTGAAACTGCTGCCTCCGGTCGCCGAAAGCCGGGTGGCGACGAGGCGAGAGCGGGTGCGCCAGACCTACCGCTTCGATGGTCTGATCCGCGCCCCCGGCAGCTCGGTGGACGAGATCTGCCGTCAGGCGGAGCGGGTGGCCGGCTTCAACGTGCCGGTGCTGGTGCTGGGCGAGACCGGTACCGGCAAGGAACTGCTGGCCCGCGCCATCCATTACGGCAGCCCGCGGGGCGATCAACCCTTCTATTGCGAGAATTGCGGCGCCATCCCCGACGAGCTGTTGGAAAGCGAGCTGTTCGGCCACAAGAAGGGAGCCTTCACCGGCGCGCACAGCAACCGGCTCGGGCTGCTGGAGCAGGCGGACGGCGGCACCATCTTCCTGGATGAGATCGGTGACATCAGCCCGGCCTTCCAGGTGCGGCTGCTGCGCTTCCTCCAGGAAGGCGAGATTCGGCCGGTCGGCTCCAACGAGACGCGGCGGGTCGATGTGCGCGTCGTCGCCGCCACCCACCGCGACCTCACCGCCGAGGTGAAGGCCGGGCGCTTCCGCGAGGATCTCTATTACCGGCTCAGCACGATGACGCTGACCATGCCGCCGCTGCGCGACCGTCCGGCCGACATACCGGTGCTGGCACGCCACATCCTGGAACGGCTGTCCGCCGCCCATGGCAAGAGGATGTCGGGCTTCGCCGCCGATACGCTGGCCTGCCTGGAGGCCTATGGCTGGCCCGGCAACGTGCGCGAATTGCAGAACGAGATCATGCGCATGCTGGTGCTGTCCGAAGGAGAGACGCTGGAAGCGGAGCTTCTGTCCGATCATGTCCTGTGTGGCGCGGCTTTGAACGCTCGTCCGGCCTCGCCCGACGACGGCCCGTTGCCGCCGCTCGCCCTGATCGGCCAGGGCGGCCCGCTGAAGTCCCGCATCGAGCGGATCGAGGCCGGCATCCTGATGGAAACGCTGGTCCGCTGCCGCTGGAACAAGAGCAAGGCCGCCGATGAACTGGGTCTGTCCCGCATGGGGCTGCGCGCCAAGCTGGAACGATACGGAATAGAACGCGGCCCAGCCCAGCGGCATTGA
- the hypA gene encoding hydrogenase maturation nickel metallochaperone HypA, with product MHEMALCESLLQAMEEAGRANDFRRVRKVRLEIGGFAGVEIEALRFGFDVVTRGSLADGAELEVLEVPGRGWCFDCNDTVALADRLAPCPSCGGNRLHPNGGTELTIKDLEVE from the coding sequence ATGCATGAGATGGCACTGTGCGAAAGCCTGCTCCAGGCGATGGAGGAGGCCGGGCGTGCCAATGATTTCCGGCGCGTGCGCAAGGTGCGGCTCGAGATCGGCGGCTTCGCCGGTGTGGAGATCGAGGCCCTGCGTTTCGGCTTCGATGTGGTGACGCGCGGCTCGCTGGCCGATGGGGCCGAACTGGAGGTGCTGGAGGTGCCGGGCCGCGGCTGGTGCTTCGACTGCAACGACACGGTGGCACTGGCCGACCGGCTCGCCCCCTGCCCGTCCTGCGGCGGCAACCGGCTGCATCCCAACGGCGGGACCGAGTTGACGATCAAGGATCTCGAAGTCGAATGA
- a CDS encoding [NiFe]-hydrogenase assembly chaperone HybE, translated as MSALPARFEGSYLGDARRIGATTRMECKICWHAYDPAEGCEHWQVPAGTPFAALPDHWRCPVCDGARDQFMALDVAPPATERLEGGDMVPAPALAPAPAPPAPAPPTEAIARLEAAFREIHTAQMRGMPIVNDALAVKAVGFRRHGDRWLGALVTPWFLNLVLLPGEVDDWSGLVPGDKELIEFPSGRYEYVHANRKGVGGYKACSLFSPMFEFASMLQATETAAAALVSLFDPAIREDGPQTAEIRRRREAELAPPPEAPPEAERAASGRDRPSRRMVLGMTEPGIGNRGGDAGDA; from the coding sequence GTGAGCGCCCTGCCCGCCCGCTTCGAAGGCTCCTATCTCGGCGACGCCAGGCGCATCGGCGCCACGACGCGGATGGAATGCAAGATCTGCTGGCATGCCTACGACCCGGCCGAGGGGTGCGAGCACTGGCAGGTACCGGCCGGCACGCCCTTTGCGGCGTTGCCGGATCATTGGCGCTGCCCTGTCTGCGACGGTGCCCGCGACCAGTTCATGGCGCTCGACGTCGCACCGCCGGCAACGGAAAGGTTGGAAGGTGGTGACATGGTCCCGGCGCCGGCCCTCGCGCCGGCCCCTGCACCGCCGGCCCCTGCACCGCCGACCGAAGCCATCGCCCGGCTGGAAGCGGCCTTCCGGGAAATCCACACCGCTCAGATGCGCGGCATGCCGATCGTCAACGATGCGCTGGCGGTCAAGGCGGTCGGCTTCCGCCGCCATGGCGATCGCTGGCTGGGCGCGCTGGTGACGCCCTGGTTCCTGAATCTGGTTCTGTTGCCCGGCGAGGTCGACGACTGGTCGGGCCTTGTTCCTGGCGACAAGGAGCTGATCGAGTTCCCTTCCGGCCGCTACGAGTATGTCCACGCCAACCGCAAGGGGGTTGGGGGATACAAGGCATGCTCGCTCTTCTCGCCGATGTTCGAGTTCGCGTCCATGTTGCAGGCGACGGAAACGGCGGCGGCGGCGCTGGTTTCCCTGTTCGACCCGGCGATCCGCGAGGATGGGCCGCAGACCGCCGAGATCCGCCGCCGTCGCGAGGCGGAACTGGCCCCACCGCCGGAGGCCCCACCCGAAGCGGAGCGGGCTGCGTCCGGGCGGGATCGTCCCAGCCGCCGGATGGTGCTGGGTATGACGGAACCGGGAATTGGAAACAGGGGCGGAGACGCCGGCGATGCATGA
- a CDS encoding hydrogenase expression/formation protein — translation MSSLIGMTRPPVGFGPGSQAEEGDDGLDYLPMPSGMRVYEPHLPEIPDPDRAAVAGGVLSQIHRALVRWRPGEELRIAVEGLYARTFALVGEALGEGEVAVKVDRAGGRLEIQEAALAGVWRVRAFGDGEPRESLLVGAFPRVALNRAFIPMNPIEAGAPPDGLMNGLPILTELLDRSAGWRRGEAPHAVNFSLLPHTPEDLAFVEGRLGQGATTILSRGYGNCRVTASATPNVWWVRYYNSVDTLILDTVEIVDVPAVVCAAAEDIADSAERLAEILDALKIEREEIQ, via the coding sequence ATGAGTTCCTTGATCGGCATGACCCGCCCGCCGGTCGGCTTCGGTCCCGGCAGCCAGGCGGAAGAGGGCGACGACGGGCTTGATTACCTGCCGATGCCGTCGGGCATGCGCGTCTACGAACCGCACCTGCCGGAGATCCCCGACCCTGACCGCGCCGCCGTCGCAGGCGGTGTGCTGAGCCAAATCCATCGGGCGCTGGTCCGTTGGCGGCCGGGCGAGGAACTCCGCATCGCCGTCGAAGGGCTCTATGCCCGGACGTTTGCCCTGGTGGGAGAGGCGCTGGGCGAGGGCGAAGTGGCGGTGAAGGTGGATCGGGCCGGAGGCCGTCTGGAAATCCAGGAGGCGGCACTGGCGGGCGTCTGGCGCGTTCGTGCCTTTGGCGACGGCGAGCCCCGCGAAAGCTTGCTGGTCGGTGCCTTCCCCCGCGTGGCGTTGAACCGGGCCTTCATCCCCATGAATCCGATCGAGGCCGGAGCACCGCCGGACGGGTTGATGAACGGCTTGCCGATCCTGACGGAACTGCTGGACCGCAGCGCCGGCTGGCGGCGTGGCGAAGCCCCGCATGCGGTGAATTTCAGCCTGCTGCCTCACACGCCGGAGGATCTGGCCTTCGTCGAGGGGCGGCTTGGCCAAGGCGCAACCACCATCCTGTCGCGCGGTTACGGCAATTGCCGCGTCACCGCCAGCGCGACGCCGAATGTCTGGTGGGTGCGTTACTATAACTCGGTCGACACGCTGATCCTCGACACCGTCGAGATCGTCGATGTGCCGGCGGTGGTCTGCGCCGCAGCGGAGGACATCGCCGACAGTGCCGAGCGGCTGGCGGAAATCCTGGATGCGCTGAAGATCGAGCGGGAGGAAATCCAGTGA
- a CDS encoding hydrogenase yields the protein MTNLAVSEALPRAKPRLPLPPLVDLLTEVHGYARLDNADDQPWRNDDSNDWVVFLPGHGKGNAETADVAVILPELVRALHPRLSPAVAGEAAERALLARTGMMSLPALVFLRGDALLGSIPRVRDWDDYVQRIAAILDGGEA from the coding sequence GTGACCAATCTTGCCGTTTCCGAGGCGCTGCCCCGGGCCAAGCCGCGCCTGCCGCTGCCACCGCTGGTCGATCTGCTGACAGAGGTGCATGGCTATGCAAGGCTGGACAACGCCGACGACCAACCCTGGCGGAACGACGACTCCAACGACTGGGTGGTCTTCCTGCCCGGCCACGGCAAGGGAAATGCGGAGACCGCCGATGTCGCCGTGATCCTGCCGGAGTTGGTTCGCGCCCTGCACCCCCGCCTGTCTCCTGCGGTGGCCGGCGAGGCGGCGGAACGCGCGCTGCTGGCCCGTACCGGGATGATGAGCCTGCCGGCCCTGGTTTTTCTGCGCGGCGATGCGCTGCTGGGCAGCATTCCGCGCGTGCGCGACTGGGACGATTATGTGCAGCGGATCGCCGCGATCCTGGATGGGGGTGAGGCATGA
- a CDS encoding HypC/HybG/HupF family hydrogenase formation chaperone, whose protein sequence is MRLTAVDGSVGRTEDGSAIDLSLVSDARPGDWVLGFLGAARRQLEPEEAAQIRDALAAMVAALDGERLDTAFADLAGREPTLPPHLEAARAAGLTEA, encoded by the coding sequence TTGCGCCTGACCGCTGTCGACGGCTCCGTCGGACGGACGGAAGATGGATCGGCCATCGACCTGTCGCTGGTGTCCGATGCCCGGCCCGGCGATTGGGTGCTGGGTTTCCTGGGCGCCGCCCGCCGACAGCTGGAACCGGAGGAGGCGGCGCAGATCCGCGACGCCCTGGCGGCGATGGTGGCGGCGCTGGATGGAGAGCGTCTCGATACGGCCTTTGCCGATCTGGCCGGCCGTGAACCCACCCTTCCCCCCCACCTGGAGGCGGCCCGTGCGGCCGGCCTGACGGAGGCCTGA
- a CDS encoding HyaD/HybD family hydrogenase maturation endopeptidase, translated as MTGVYNGKQTGTKLVTRTDRRRRAASVLPAGTKREMSDDIRILVLGIGNILWADEGFGVRMVERLAADWRFPDTVTLMDGGTQGLYLLPHLETADALIVVDAIDYGLAPGTRRIFRGDDVPAFLGAKKMSLHQTGFQEVLASAMLLGRCPQRLILVGVQPECLEDYGGGLTDTVAAQVAPTIDVILGLLHDEFGVEGTARAGTADTAAPAIARDAYEAGRPSAEAACRIGDPRILAALSADQA; from the coding sequence ATGACAGGGGTTTACAATGGCAAGCAAACTGGCACGAAACTTGTAACACGAACGGACAGGCGGCGGCGTGCCGCATCGGTGTTACCTGCGGGGACAAAACGAGAAATGTCAGACGACATCCGCATCCTGGTGTTGGGCATCGGCAATATCCTGTGGGCCGATGAGGGATTCGGTGTCCGTATGGTGGAGCGTCTGGCGGCGGATTGGCGGTTTCCCGACACTGTCACGCTGATGGATGGCGGTACCCAGGGCTTGTACCTGTTGCCGCATCTGGAGACGGCGGACGCGTTGATCGTGGTCGATGCCATCGATTACGGGCTGGCTCCGGGCACCCGCCGGATTTTCCGCGGAGACGATGTGCCGGCTTTTCTCGGTGCCAAGAAGATGAGCCTGCACCAGACCGGCTTTCAGGAGGTGCTTGCCAGTGCCATGCTCCTCGGCCGCTGCCCGCAACGACTTATCCTGGTCGGCGTCCAGCCGGAATGCCTGGAGGATTACGGCGGCGGACTGACGGATACGGTCGCGGCACAGGTCGCTCCAACCATCGACGTCATCCTCGGCCTGTTGCACGACGAATTCGGTGTGGAGGGCACCGCCCGCGCCGGTACCGCCGACACCGCGGCTCCTGCCATCGCCCGCGATGCCTACGAGGCCGGTCGCCCAAGCGCCGAAGCGGCCTGCCGTATCGGCGATCCCCGTATATTGGCGGCGCTTTCCGCCGACCAGGCCTGA